From the genome of Mycobacterium dioxanotrophicus, one region includes:
- a CDS encoding helix-turn-helix domain-containing protein encodes MPIHPQRTYDLTDEAVGAVLRQARVAVGMDLDAGAEASNVNRAVLSRIEIGDRPCRVPELDALSRAYDIPSHIMMQAISGDDRAMARVRRARRQAPESVPANTSPRGAKKAPTKKVAAATVKKSAPVKVAKAPAKKAAATAKKATPAKAPRKVAAKKTTRTTSSRTR; translated from the coding sequence ATGCCTATCCACCCCCAGCGCACCTACGACCTGACCGACGAGGCAGTGGGAGCGGTGCTGCGTCAGGCACGCGTAGCAGTGGGGATGGATCTCGATGCCGGCGCCGAGGCATCCAACGTCAATCGCGCAGTCCTCTCGCGGATCGAGATCGGTGACCGGCCATGCCGTGTTCCAGAACTCGACGCCCTATCCCGGGCCTACGACATCCCCTCGCACATCATGATGCAGGCGATCTCCGGCGATGACCGGGCGATGGCCCGTGTCCGGCGCGCACGCAGACAGGCTCCGGAATCGGTCCCGGCCAACACCTCTCCTCGAGGTGCGAAGAAAGCTCCTACCAAGAAAGTCGCGGCCGCCACCGTGAAGAAGTCTGCGCCAGTCAAAGTCGCTAAAGCCCCCGCCAAAAAGGCTGCCGCGACCGCGAAGAAAGCCACGCCCGCCAAAGCCCCGCGCAAAGTTGCAGCCAAGAAGACAACACGGACGACCTCCTCTCGCACTCGCTAA